A single genomic interval of Halorubrum aethiopicum harbors:
- a CDS encoding CPBP family intramembrane glutamic endopeptidase has product MTDPSDDPVDRAPAADAHDDDSAATDSAAGDPDATAVDPAGTAATDPDGTAADDPAGTGGGSPAIAVAVAAVLGVLGPVLAVLGGQGIFLVDSAVGGLPLAVYVVLTLIVGQYVAFGGLAVGYLAWRGFDRAGIVSYLGVRRPSLTEVGLVVGGWVVIVITLLVVSSVVQLLGGEAASNQSAELAMRNPAIIPLFVVAMFLVVGPSEEVLYRGIVQGRLRESLPAVPAIAIASGIFAFIHVMALTGGVSGRLTTVAILFFPSLVFGAVYEYTENLVVPALLHGLHNAVIFTLLYVTVTYSDELEGMAEGGTAVAEADAAVTGAVAAVAEASAALLPLLPA; this is encoded by the coding sequence ATGACGGATCCCTCCGACGACCCGGTCGACCGCGCGCCCGCCGCGGACGCTCACGACGACGACTCCGCCGCCACCGACTCAGCCGCCGGCGACCCGGACGCGACCGCCGTCGATCCCGCCGGGACCGCCGCCACCGACCCCGACGGGACCGCCGCCGACGACCCCGCCGGGACGGGCGGCGGCTCCCCCGCGATCGCGGTCGCCGTCGCGGCCGTGCTCGGCGTTCTCGGTCCGGTGCTGGCGGTCCTCGGCGGGCAGGGGATATTCCTGGTCGACTCCGCGGTCGGCGGGCTGCCGCTGGCGGTGTACGTGGTGCTCACGCTGATCGTGGGGCAGTACGTCGCGTTCGGCGGGCTCGCGGTCGGCTACCTCGCGTGGCGGGGGTTCGACCGGGCGGGGATCGTCTCGTATCTCGGCGTCCGTCGGCCGAGCCTGACGGAGGTCGGGCTCGTCGTCGGCGGCTGGGTCGTGATCGTGATCACGCTGCTCGTCGTCTCCTCGGTCGTCCAGCTGCTCGGCGGGGAGGCGGCCTCGAACCAGAGCGCGGAGCTCGCCATGCGGAACCCGGCGATCATCCCGCTCTTCGTCGTCGCCATGTTCCTCGTCGTCGGGCCCTCCGAGGAGGTCCTCTACCGGGGGATCGTCCAGGGACGGCTCCGGGAGTCGCTGCCGGCGGTCCCCGCCATCGCGATCGCCTCCGGGATCTTCGCGTTCATCCACGTGATGGCGCTGACGGGCGGGGTCTCGGGGCGGCTCACCACGGTCGCGATCCTCTTCTTCCCGAGCCTCGTCTTCGGCGCGGTGTACGAGTACACGGAGAACCTGGTCGTCCCGGCGCTGCTCCACGGCCTCCACAACGCGGTCATCTTCACCCTGCTGTATGTCACCGTCACCTACAGCGACGAACTCGAGGGGATGGCGGAGGGCGGCACGGCGGTCGCGGAGGCGGATGCGGCGGTGACCGGGGCGGTCGCGGCGGTCGCGGAGGCGAGCGCGGCCCTGCTCCCGCTGCTTCCGGCGTGA
- a CDS encoding SWIM zinc finger family protein, whose protein sequence is MTHRRIPPASFAVDERGGGNEDRDRDDADGEAPNREDLNREDPGRDRDDADGDSNREDDRSERAKREPMTVRPLRDRRYVVETEGGTYVVALDAGTCSCPDHEIRGERCKHLRRVAIEVTEGRLPAPDERVGVCAVCGVETFVPFAASGPRLCARHGFERGDAVYDRETGKLLVVTRVTDRRADEYRTDEGRAIEAYPTNAAYGAHEPVVEAVYAESLGPAHGIDDARRYGFPASRLVPVDVDREE, encoded by the coding sequence ATGACTCACAGACGGATCCCGCCGGCGTCGTTCGCGGTCGACGAGCGGGGCGGCGGCAACGAGGACCGTGACCGCGACGACGCGGACGGCGAGGCTCCGAACCGCGAGGACCTGAACCGCGAGGACCCAGGCCGTGACCGTGACGACGCCGACGGCGACTCGAACCGCGAGGACGACCGCTCGGAACGGGCGAAACGCGAGCCGATGACGGTGCGCCCCCTCCGGGACCGACGGTACGTCGTCGAGACCGAGGGCGGGACCTACGTCGTCGCGCTCGACGCCGGGACCTGTAGCTGCCCGGACCACGAGATCCGCGGGGAGCGGTGTAAACACCTCCGGCGGGTCGCCATCGAGGTGACGGAGGGACGGCTCCCCGCACCGGACGAGCGCGTCGGCGTCTGTGCGGTCTGCGGGGTCGAGACGTTCGTCCCGTTCGCGGCGTCGGGGCCGCGGCTGTGTGCGCGACACGGCTTCGAGCGCGGCGACGCCGTGTACGACCGCGAGACGGGGAAGCTCCTCGTCGTCACCCGCGTCACGGACCGGCGCGCGGACGAGTACCGGACCGACGAGGGGCGGGCGATCGAGGCGTACCCGACCAACGCGGCCTACGGCGCGCACGAACCCGTCGTCGAGGCGGTGTACGCGGAGTCGCTCGGGCCCGCCCACGGGATCGACGACGCCAGGCGGTACGGCTTTCCGGCCTCGCGGCTGGTGCCGGTCGACGTCGATCGCGAGGAGTGA
- a CDS encoding ABC transporter permease has translation MSGDAGAVDLTGFLTLTKREVLRFLRRPSNTFAPPFITNVLYFSVFGVILGERVGTITGVPYILFILPGLVVLGAVSNSFENASFSIFHGRWNEYIHEVLTSPLSYAGMVGAYVLAAATRGALVGGLIAAIGWTIVTALFRPVPVEEPLYLLAFLLVITLLFASLGVIGGLAASDFDDLTVMNQFILRPLVFFGAVFYSLEDLTPLLRDVSLLNPMVYMVNGVRYGFLGVAEVDPRLSLVVLAGMTAAAAGIDVLLFRRGYGLTE, from the coding sequence ATGAGCGGCGACGCCGGAGCCGTCGACCTCACCGGCTTCCTCACGCTCACCAAGCGGGAGGTCCTGCGGTTCCTGCGGCGGCCGAGCAACACGTTCGCGCCGCCCTTTATCACCAACGTGCTGTACTTCTCCGTGTTCGGCGTCATCCTCGGCGAGCGGGTCGGGACGATCACGGGCGTGCCGTACATCCTCTTCATCCTGCCCGGACTGGTCGTGCTCGGCGCGGTGTCGAACAGCTTCGAGAACGCCTCCTTCTCCATCTTCCACGGGCGCTGGAACGAGTACATCCACGAGGTGCTCACCTCGCCGCTGTCGTACGCGGGGATGGTGGGCGCGTACGTCCTCGCGGCCGCGACCCGCGGGGCCCTCGTCGGCGGGCTCATCGCCGCGATCGGATGGACGATCGTCACCGCGCTGTTCCGACCCGTTCCGGTCGAGGAGCCGCTGTACCTGCTCGCGTTCCTGCTCGTCATCACGCTGCTCTTCGCCAGCCTCGGCGTGATCGGCGGGCTCGCCGCCAGCGACTTCGACGACCTCACCGTGATGAACCAGTTCATCCTCCGGCCCCTGGTCTTCTTCGGCGCGGTGTTCTACTCGCTCGAGGACCTCACGCCGCTGTTGCGCGACGTCTCGCTTCTCAACCCGATGGTGTACATGGTCAACGGCGTGCGCTACGGCTTCCTCGGCGTCGCGGAGGTCGACCCGCGGCTCTCGCTCGTCGTGCTCGCCGGGATGACCGCGGCCGCGGCCGGGATCGACGTGCTGCTGTTCAGGCGCGGCTACGGGCTGACCGAGTGA
- a CDS encoding DUF7472 family protein has protein sequence MEIDAELRRQITVSLAAAAVFVAGLVAIGVTFDGSSLPESGAIALVGLLTGFVLLMALVGAYLIRSKDGDA, from the coding sequence ATGGAAATCGATGCGGAGCTGCGTCGACAGATCACCGTCTCGCTCGCGGCTGCGGCGGTGTTCGTCGCCGGACTGGTCGCCATCGGCGTCACGTTCGACGGCTCCTCGCTCCCCGAGTCCGGCGCGATCGCGCTGGTCGGGCTTCTCACGGGTTTCGTGTTGCTGATGGCGCTGGTCGGCGCGTACCTCATTCGATCGAAGGACGGCGACGCGTAG
- a CDS encoding DNA polymerase Y family protein, with protein sequence MEGADPRGGDPRTTDGGTLPGADEEDDAGGSDRVVLHVDMDCFYASCERLRRPDLRGEPVVVGMGYEPGETVGAVATASYEARAFGVESATPISEALDRLPRRADADPADPDAPDPEETGRYLPVDMAFYEEVAGEVKAVLRDCADVLREVSVDEAYLDVTDRTAWDAAGGADGGEPAPSAAAGPGEVRTLAEGYARHVKQRIEREAGVPASVGVAPNMSAAKVASDADKPDGLVVVPPGSVEAFLAPLPTAALHGVGPVTERALAERGIETAGDVAAADPEALAEAFGDRGRALVRRARGEDDREVTPRGLPKSLSRESSLPRTTDEERKRETVSALASDVARRARERGCLYRTIGIKAVLPPFDVNTRARSLPGPVDDPELVEEVALELLSEFDDDEVRKLGVRVSNLDFSEGDQATLGGFEEADGADGTERPDEGSRPPDPRTAADGDDDGDGSKLTDWVGEESTAEEEWDGGGHRDDGDDGDDPGPRRSGEGQASLGDWE encoded by the coding sequence ATGGAGGGTGCCGATCCACGGGGCGGCGATCCGCGGACGACCGACGGCGGGACGCTCCCCGGAGCCGACGAGGAGGACGACGCGGGCGGCTCCGACCGCGTCGTCCTCCACGTCGACATGGACTGTTTTTACGCCTCCTGTGAGCGCCTGCGCCGCCCCGACCTCCGCGGCGAGCCCGTCGTGGTGGGGATGGGGTACGAGCCCGGCGAGACGGTCGGCGCGGTCGCGACCGCGAGCTACGAGGCCCGCGCGTTCGGCGTCGAGAGCGCGACGCCGATCTCCGAGGCGCTCGACCGGCTGCCGCGGCGCGCCGACGCCGACCCCGCAGATCCGGACGCGCCCGACCCCGAGGAGACCGGGCGCTACCTCCCCGTCGACATGGCGTTCTACGAGGAGGTCGCCGGAGAGGTGAAAGCGGTCCTCCGCGACTGCGCCGACGTGCTCCGCGAGGTGAGCGTCGACGAGGCGTACCTCGACGTCACCGACCGGACCGCCTGGGACGCGGCGGGCGGCGCGGACGGCGGCGAGCCGGCACCGAGCGCCGCGGCGGGGCCGGGCGAGGTCCGGACGCTCGCGGAGGGGTACGCCCGGCACGTCAAACAGCGCATCGAGCGGGAGGCGGGCGTGCCCGCGAGCGTCGGCGTCGCGCCGAACATGTCGGCGGCGAAGGTCGCGAGCGACGCGGACAAGCCGGACGGGCTCGTCGTCGTGCCGCCCGGTTCCGTCGAGGCGTTCCTCGCGCCGCTGCCGACGGCCGCGCTCCACGGCGTCGGCCCGGTGACCGAGCGGGCGCTCGCGGAGCGCGGGATCGAGACCGCGGGCGACGTGGCCGCCGCCGACCCGGAGGCGCTCGCCGAGGCGTTCGGCGACCGCGGCCGGGCGCTGGTGCGGCGCGCCCGCGGCGAGGACGACCGCGAGGTGACCCCGCGGGGACTGCCGAAGAGCCTCTCGCGGGAGTCGTCGCTGCCGCGGACGACCGACGAGGAGCGCAAGCGGGAGACCGTCTCCGCGCTCGCGAGCGACGTGGCCCGGCGCGCCCGCGAGCGGGGCTGCCTGTACCGCACGATCGGGATCAAGGCGGTCCTGCCGCCGTTCGACGTCAACACCCGTGCCCGGAGCCTCCCCGGCCCCGTCGACGACCCCGAACTGGTCGAGGAGGTGGCGCTGGAGCTGCTCTCCGAGTTCGACGACGACGAGGTCCGCAAGCTCGGCGTGCGCGTGTCGAACCTCGACTTCTCGGAGGGCGACCAGGCGACGCTCGGCGGGTTCGAGGAGGCCGACGGGGCCGACGGAACCGAGAGGCCCGACGAGGGATCCCGACCGCCCGATCCGCGGACCGCGGCCGACGGTGACGACGACGGCGACGGCAGCAAGCTCACCGACTGGGTCGGCGAGGAATCGACCGCCGAGGAGGAGTGGGACGGGGGAGGCCACCGGGACGACGGGGACGACGGAGACGACCCCGGACCGCGTCGTTCCGGGGAGGGACAGGCGTCGCTCGGCGACTGGGAGTGA
- a CDS encoding HVO_2922 family protein — MSDETEETVHESERSRSRQALATYFRRIARALGRGEPVPVDDAGTVTVDPPADPDMEVEIERQGDTVALELEVEWTEEEGDVDLDAAASKATFEIYEDAADEWRWRLVHDNGNIIADGGGGYSDRRDAENGLESVKRNAPGAHVVDLKKEEEPPEEGGSNATFEVFEDKAGKRRWRLVHDNGNVIADGGQGYASKRNAVNGLRSVKENAPGAAVEEVDE, encoded by the coding sequence ATGTCCGACGAGACGGAGGAGACGGTCCACGAGTCCGAACGGTCGCGCAGCCGACAGGCGCTCGCTACCTACTTCCGGCGGATCGCGAGGGCGCTCGGCCGCGGCGAGCCGGTCCCCGTCGACGACGCCGGGACGGTCACCGTCGACCCGCCGGCCGACCCCGACATGGAGGTCGAGATCGAACGCCAGGGCGACACGGTCGCGCTCGAACTCGAGGTCGAGTGGACGGAGGAGGAGGGCGACGTCGACCTCGACGCCGCCGCGAGCAAGGCGACGTTCGAGATCTACGAGGACGCCGCCGACGAGTGGCGCTGGCGGCTCGTCCACGACAACGGGAACATCATCGCCGACGGCGGGGGTGGCTACTCGGACAGGCGCGACGCCGAGAACGGCCTCGAGTCCGTGAAACGGAACGCGCCCGGCGCACACGTCGTCGACCTGAAGAAGGAGGAGGAACCGCCCGAGGAGGGCGGCAGCAACGCGACCTTCGAGGTGTTCGAGGACAAGGCGGGGAAGCGCCGCTGGCGGCTCGTCCACGACAACGGCAACGTGATCGCCGACGGCGGGCAGGGATACGCCTCGAAACGGAACGCGGTCAACGGTCTCCGCAGCGTGAAGGAGAACGCGCCGGGCGCGGCCGTCGAGGAGGTCGACGAGTAG
- a CDS encoding DNA primase large subunit PriL: MDALHAKYPFFEGARDAVAGASASLPELVAADAPAVDRARERVERALLEGTVEPEAGAFGSSATDVDARAELLSYPIARILVSLLDSDPAIEKYAAAEASTALDRLRADLERDDGLRSTPTPTVDLDDALAEFDLSDAVRAEPVRGSRDPSHYRMAVGPYLRLSSPSWGDSWRLVNRALADGAVRITREELLEALGAAIEARVREGLPFELEAGEGIAAELESRVAELKRLLSERTYAGPIDVVAPALFPPCMENLIGKAERGVELSGPESFALMAFLVGIGMSPDEVVAFCVDTSLDAEGIRYQTEYLADDRGTQYPPPTCETLSNYGICHNEDDHMRVAADPLSYYETRVNEADGDEIVDWREEHGRAATADESGDAATGEGEPVEK, from the coding sequence ATGGACGCGCTCCACGCCAAGTACCCGTTCTTCGAGGGGGCCCGCGACGCCGTCGCCGGGGCGTCGGCGTCGCTGCCGGAGCTCGTCGCCGCCGACGCGCCGGCGGTCGACCGGGCTCGCGAGCGCGTCGAGCGGGCGTTACTCGAGGGCACGGTCGAGCCCGAGGCGGGCGCGTTCGGGAGCTCGGCGACCGACGTCGACGCCCGCGCGGAGCTGCTCTCGTATCCCATCGCCCGGATCCTCGTCTCGCTTCTCGACTCCGATCCCGCCATCGAGAAGTACGCGGCCGCGGAGGCGTCGACCGCGCTCGACCGTCTCCGGGCCGACCTCGAGCGCGACGACGGGCTCAGGTCGACGCCGACGCCGACCGTCGACCTCGACGACGCGCTCGCCGAGTTCGACCTGTCGGACGCCGTCCGCGCCGAGCCGGTCCGCGGGAGCCGCGACCCGAGCCACTACCGGATGGCCGTCGGTCCGTACCTCCGGCTGAGTTCGCCGTCGTGGGGCGACTCCTGGCGGCTCGTCAACCGGGCGCTCGCGGACGGCGCGGTGCGGATCACGCGCGAGGAGCTGCTGGAGGCGCTCGGGGCAGCCATCGAGGCGCGGGTCCGCGAGGGGCTCCCGTTCGAGTTGGAGGCCGGCGAGGGGATCGCGGCGGAGCTGGAGTCGCGCGTGGCGGAGCTGAAGCGGCTGCTCTCCGAGCGCACCTACGCCGGGCCGATCGACGTCGTCGCGCCGGCGCTTTTCCCGCCGTGTATGGAGAACCTGATCGGGAAGGCGGAACGCGGCGTCGAGCTGTCGGGCCCGGAGAGCTTCGCGCTGATGGCGTTTCTCGTCGGGATCGGAATGTCGCCCGACGAGGTGGTCGCCTTCTGTGTGGACACGAGCCTCGACGCCGAGGGGATCCGCTATCAGACGGAGTACCTCGCGGACGACCGCGGGACGCAGTACCCGCCGCCGACGTGCGAGACGCTGTCGAACTACGGCATCTGTCACAACGAGGACGACCACATGCGCGTCGCCGCCGACCCCCTCTCGTACTACGAGACCCGGGTGAACGAGGCCGACGGCGACGAGATCGTCGACTGGCGGGAGGAACACGGGAGGGCCGCCACCGCCGACGAGAGCGGGGATGCGGCTACGGGAGAGGGAGAACCCGTCGAGAAGTGA
- a CDS encoding universal stress protein, with protein MIARVLVAMDGSEVAERALRYALEVHGDAEIVVLHVTGEPSSMMGEATGIALAEDLEGEMRDQAEGVIDRAREIAAEYDEEVAIEVAVGRPGKRIVERAEEFDTVVVGTHDGSLVDRLLVGNVARTVFRGSPVSVTVVR; from the coding sequence ATGATAGCACGCGTGCTCGTGGCGATGGACGGGTCCGAGGTGGCCGAACGGGCGCTGCGATACGCGCTCGAGGTCCACGGGGACGCGGAGATCGTGGTCCTCCACGTCACCGGGGAGCCCTCCTCGATGATGGGCGAGGCCACGGGGATCGCGCTCGCCGAGGACCTCGAGGGCGAGATGCGCGACCAGGCCGAAGGCGTGATCGACCGGGCGCGGGAGATCGCGGCGGAGTACGACGAAGAGGTCGCCATCGAGGTGGCGGTGGGGCGGCCCGGGAAACGGATCGTCGAGCGGGCCGAGGAGTTCGACACGGTGGTGGTGGGGACTCACGACGGGTCGCTCGTCGATCGGCTGCTCGTCGGCAACGTCGCCCGGACCGTCTTCCGCGGGTCGCCGGTGTCGGTGACGGTGGTTCGCTAG
- the hjc gene encoding Holliday junction resolvase Hjc, whose amino-acid sequence MTATVSANRKGDRRERELVNALDEKGFAVMRAPASGSATERELPDVLAGDGDTFYAIEAKSSAGDPIYLSGEEVEALLFFARNFGAKARIAVRFDREDWYFFHPGDLYTTDAGSYRVKKETALAEGTDFPEFVGETEKVTLEEVATDPDEERREILEAVRDGHMSVEDALDVL is encoded by the coding sequence GTGACCGCGACCGTGTCGGCGAACCGTAAGGGCGACCGCCGCGAGCGCGAGCTGGTCAACGCGCTGGACGAGAAGGGGTTCGCCGTGATGCGCGCGCCGGCCAGCGGCTCGGCGACGGAGCGGGAGCTCCCGGACGTACTCGCGGGCGACGGCGACACCTTCTACGCGATCGAGGCGAAATCCAGCGCGGGCGACCCGATCTACCTCTCCGGCGAGGAGGTGGAGGCGCTGCTCTTCTTCGCGCGCAACTTCGGCGCGAAGGCGCGCATCGCGGTCCGGTTCGACCGCGAGGACTGGTACTTCTTCCATCCGGGCGACCTGTACACCACCGACGCCGGCTCCTATCGCGTGAAAAAGGAGACGGCGCTCGCGGAGGGCACCGACTTCCCCGAGTTCGTCGGCGAGACGGAGAAGGTGACCCTCGAGGAGGTCGCGACCGACCCCGACGAGGAGCGCCGGGAGATCCTCGAGGCCGTCCGGGACGGCCACATGTCGGTCGAGGACGCCCTCGACGTGTTGTAA
- a CDS encoding NUDIX hydrolase, producing the protein MSDLAWETTDTEIDYRCPGFDVRRDEVRFPDDGDGEYHYVDEPPAVVVLPLTPDGDVVVIDEWRQAVGRTNRGLPAGTVEPEDRDDLERAAARELAEETGHEAAAFEHLTTVEPANGVTNAVHHHFLATECEPTADRDLDRDESIAVETVPYDDLLASVVDDGLRDGRAVTAVTWYELLYR; encoded by the coding sequence ATGAGCGACCTCGCGTGGGAGACGACCGACACCGAGATCGACTACCGCTGTCCGGGGTTCGACGTGCGCCGGGACGAGGTGCGGTTCCCCGACGACGGCGACGGGGAGTACCACTACGTCGACGAGCCGCCGGCCGTCGTGGTGTTGCCGCTGACGCCCGACGGCGACGTCGTCGTCATCGACGAGTGGCGGCAGGCCGTCGGCCGGACCAACCGCGGGCTGCCGGCGGGCACGGTCGAACCCGAGGACCGCGACGACCTGGAGCGGGCGGCCGCCCGCGAGCTCGCCGAGGAGACCGGCCACGAGGCGGCGGCCTTCGAACACCTCACGACCGTCGAACCGGCGAACGGGGTGACGAACGCGGTCCACCACCACTTCCTCGCGACCGAGTGTGAGCCGACCGCCGACCGCGACCTCGACCGCGACGAGTCGATCGCGGTGGAGACGGTCCCGTACGACGACCTGCTCGCGAGCGTCGTCGACGACGGCCTCCGCGACGGCCGGGCGGTGACCGCCGTGACGTGGTACGAGCTGCTGTACCGATGA
- a CDS encoding ABC transporter ATP-binding protein, producing MTNALEVENLQKSYGDLDALKGVSLTVPEGAFFGLLGPNGAGKTTFINVLVGLVRASGGEARVFGHDVEDDYREARDRIGLAPQEFNVDRFFPIHEVLEHKAGYHGVSRDVAAERAERALKQVGIYDKRDTRFDWLSGGMKRRFMLARALVTDPDLLILDEPSAGVDVQLRRDLWDLVTELNEQGTTVLLTTHYIEEAERLCDEVAILDRGRVVTVASPEELMDRGTDRVVIALRDPPASAGALSDLLPDDDRIEEVSLEEDRLVVTARQGGLVAPDLVRELDRGGHEILDMEIKRTSLEEVFVDMTRHDEGNEGADGETPRSSGNGSDDAPLETAAAGGGEGSR from the coding sequence ATGACGAACGCACTGGAGGTCGAGAACCTTCAGAAGAGCTACGGGGACCTCGACGCCCTGAAGGGGGTGTCGCTGACCGTCCCCGAGGGAGCCTTCTTCGGGCTGCTCGGCCCCAACGGAGCCGGGAAGACGACGTTCATCAACGTCCTCGTCGGGCTCGTGCGCGCCTCCGGCGGCGAGGCGCGCGTCTTCGGCCACGACGTGGAGGACGACTACCGGGAGGCGCGCGACCGCATCGGGCTCGCCCCACAGGAGTTCAACGTCGACCGGTTCTTCCCGATCCACGAGGTGTTGGAGCACAAGGCTGGCTATCACGGCGTCTCACGCGACGTGGCGGCGGAGCGCGCCGAGCGCGCGCTCAAGCAGGTCGGGATCTACGACAAGCGCGACACCCGCTTCGACTGGCTCTCCGGCGGGATGAAACGCCGGTTCATGCTGGCGCGCGCGCTCGTCACCGACCCCGACCTGTTGATCCTCGACGAGCCCTCCGCCGGCGTCGACGTCCAGCTGCGCCGCGACCTGTGGGACCTCGTGACGGAGCTGAACGAGCAGGGGACGACCGTCCTCCTCACCACCCACTACATCGAGGAGGCGGAGCGGCTCTGTGACGAGGTCGCGATCCTCGACCGGGGACGAGTCGTCACCGTCGCCTCCCCGGAGGAGCTGATGGACCGCGGAACGGACCGCGTCGTCATCGCGCTCCGGGACCCGCCGGCGTCCGCGGGCGCGCTCTCCGATCTCCTTCCCGACGACGACCGGATCGAGGAGGTGAGCCTCGAGGAGGACCGCCTCGTCGTCACGGCGCGACAGGGCGGGCTGGTCGCGCCCGACCTCGTCCGCGAGCTCGACCGCGGCGGCCACGAGATCCTCGACATGGAGATCAAACGCACCTCCCTCGAGGAGGTGTTCGTGGACATGACCCGCCACGACGAGGGGAACGAAGGCGCGGACGGGGAGACTCCCCGATCGAGCGGGAACGGCTCCGACGACGCGCCTCTCGAGACCGCCGCGGCCGGCGGCGGGGAGGGCTCCCGATGA
- a CDS encoding CGCGG family putative rSAM-modified RiPP protein — protein sequence MTETATDTGATATDDDLPAFLTEEHAGSWSANLELDRYADDRESLVDHALLAVERTDPAHHVNLVTHPEHGDPEPYLGDRLRERFPEASAEVVDQCGCGGYVYRVER from the coding sequence ATGACCGAGACCGCCACCGATACGGGGGCGACCGCCACCGACGACGACCTCCCCGCGTTCCTCACGGAGGAGCACGCGGGCTCGTGGTCGGCGAACCTCGAACTCGACCGCTACGCCGACGACAGGGAATCGCTCGTCGACCACGCGCTGCTCGCGGTCGAGCGGACGGATCCGGCCCACCACGTGAACCTCGTCACGCACCCCGAACACGGCGACCCCGAGCCGTACCTGGGCGACCGCCTCCGCGAGCGGTTCCCCGAGGCGAGCGCGGAGGTCGTCGACCAGTGCGGCTGTGGGGGGTACGTCTACCGGGTCGAGCGGTAG
- a CDS encoding TIGR04347 family pseudo-SAM/SPASM protein, which translates to MISISKLLCGLDAESDGLRYDAAGDSAEPQITERKQRRPVVVWNATKRCNLHCDHCYAGADADCAPGELSTAEAKGLLDGLADYGVPVVLFSGGEPLMREDLPKLVAYAADRGIRPVLSTNGTLLTREAAAELKEAGLQYAGVSVDGLAERNDAFRGREGAFDAAVRGIEACLDVGLKTGLRYTITEANAPDLEGVIDLLADVGVDRFCFYHLDYGGRGADIVDADLSPARKREAVRTLCDLTREYHDRGEEIETLLVGNYADAGYLVEYARRELGPEHAERIRAYLERNGGDPAGERVADVDPVGNVHLTQFWQGHALGNVRDRPFAAIWEDESDPLLAALRDRDDRLTGRCAECRYRSICRGGSRLRALRTTGDLFAPDPQCYLREEEIAPDAATPVDRVGDAAD; encoded by the coding sequence ATGATCTCGATCAGCAAGCTGCTCTGCGGGCTCGACGCCGAGAGCGACGGGCTCCGGTACGACGCCGCCGGCGACTCGGCCGAGCCGCAGATCACGGAGCGGAAACAGCGCCGCCCGGTCGTCGTCTGGAACGCGACGAAGCGGTGTAACCTCCACTGCGACCACTGCTACGCCGGCGCGGACGCCGACTGCGCGCCCGGCGAGCTCTCCACGGCGGAGGCGAAGGGGCTTCTCGACGGGCTCGCCGACTACGGCGTCCCGGTCGTGCTCTTCTCGGGCGGCGAGCCGCTGATGCGCGAGGACCTCCCGAAACTCGTCGCGTACGCGGCGGATCGCGGGATACGGCCGGTGCTCTCGACGAACGGGACGCTCCTGACGCGGGAGGCGGCCGCCGAGTTGAAGGAGGCGGGCCTTCAGTACGCCGGCGTCTCCGTCGACGGGCTCGCCGAGCGCAACGACGCCTTTCGGGGCCGGGAGGGCGCGTTCGACGCGGCGGTCCGGGGGATCGAGGCCTGTCTCGACGTCGGGCTGAAGACCGGGCTCCGGTACACGATCACCGAGGCGAACGCGCCCGACCTGGAGGGCGTGATCGACCTGCTGGCCGACGTCGGCGTCGACCGCTTCTGCTTCTACCACCTCGATTACGGCGGCCGCGGCGCGGACATCGTCGACGCCGACCTCTCGCCGGCGCGGAAACGCGAGGCGGTCCGGACGCTGTGTGACCTCACCCGCGAGTACCACGACCGCGGCGAGGAGATCGAGACGCTGCTCGTGGGCAACTACGCCGACGCCGGCTACCTCGTCGAGTACGCCCGCCGGGAGCTGGGCCCGGAACACGCCGAGCGCATTCGGGCGTACCTCGAACGCAACGGCGGCGACCCGGCGGGCGAGCGCGTCGCCGACGTCGATCCGGTCGGCAACGTCCACCTCACGCAGTTCTGGCAGGGCCACGCGCTCGGCAACGTCCGCGACCGCCCCTTCGCCGCGATCTGGGAGGACGAGTCGGACCCGCTGCTGGCCGCGCTCCGCGACCGCGACGACCGGCTCACCGGCCGGTGTGCGGAGTGTCGGTACCGCTCGATCTGTCGCGGCGGCTCGCGGCTCCGGGCGCTGCGGACGACCGGCGACCTCTTCGCGCCCGACCCGCAGTGTTACCTCCGCGAGGAGGAGATCGCGCCGGACGCCGCGACCCCGGTCGATCGGGTCGGCGACGCGGCCGACTGA